A portion of the Leucoraja erinacea ecotype New England chromosome 9, Leri_hhj_1, whole genome shotgun sequence genome contains these proteins:
- the LOC129700458 gene encoding gastrula zinc finger protein XlCGF57.1-like, producing the protein MMGHNKEKRYKCDVCGKAWQHPSKLETHRRVHTGEKPYGCTTCGKSFAWLSGLREHQQVHSSERPFTCSDCSKGFKSYRELKAHRRVHTGERPYTCSDCGKGFTQSYPLLVHQRIHTGERPYTCTQCGKGFTCSTRLLTHQLVHSGDHPFPRHFGCSDCGKDFKGAHDLKAHRRVHTGERPYGCSTCGKSFAQLSGLWEHQRVHSSERPFTCSDCSKGFKSSTDLLRHRRVHTGERPYTCADCGKGFTQSYPLLVHQRTHTGERPYTCTQCGKGFTCSTRLLTHQQVHSGDHPFPRHFGCSDCGKDFKGAHDLKAHRRVHTGERPYGCSTCGKSFAWLSGLRVHRRVHSSERPFTCSDCGKGFKSSKDLKQHRRLHTGERPYTCAQCGKGFTQSNHLLMHQRTHTGERPYTCTQCGKGFSCSTRLLYHQRMHSVDRPFPSPVCGESFAMASHALSHQRVHTSGQPYDCPHCREAFDSSRGLRQHRRAHASERLLKQGCQERTGAAGAPTDAHQKETLCMR; encoded by the coding sequence atgatggggcacaacaaggagaagcgttataaGTGCGACGTGTGCGGCAAGGCCTGGCAGCACCCGAGCAAGCTGGagacccaccggcgggtgcacacaggcgagaagccctatggctgcaccacctgcggcaagagttttgcctggttgtcggggctgcgggagcaccagcaggtgcacagcagtgagcggcccttcacctgctccgactgcagcaaaggcttcaagtcgtacAGGGAGCTGAAGGCGCACAGGCGGGTGCACactggggagcggccctacacctgctccgactgcggcaagggcttcacccagtcctaccccctgctggtgcaccagcgcatacacaccggcgagcggccctacacctgcacccagtgcggcaagggcttcacatgCTCCACCAGGCTCCTGACCCACCAGCTGGTACACTCCGGCGACCATCCCTTCCCCAGGCACTTtggctgctccgactgcggcaaggaCTTCAAGGGGGCACATGACCTGAAggcccaccggcgggtgcacacgggcgagaggccctatggctgctccacatgcggcaagagctttgcccagtTGTCGGGGTTGTGGgagcaccagcgggtgcacagcagtgagcggcccttcacctgctccgactgcagcaaaggcttcaagtcgtcaaCGGACCTGCTGAGGCACAGGCgcgtgcacaccggggagcggccctacacctgcgccgactgcggcaagggcttcacccagtcctaccccctgctggtgcaccagcgcacccacaccggcgagcggccctacacctgcacccagtgcggcaagggcttcacatgCTCCACCAGGCTCCTGACCCACCAACAGGTACACTCCGGCGACCATCCCTTCCCCAGGCACTTtggctgctccgactgcggcaaggaCTTCAAGGGGGCACATGACCTGAAggcccaccggcgggtgcacacgggcgagaggccctatggctgctccacatgcggcaagagctttgcctggttgtcggggctgcgggtgcaccggcgggtgcacagcagtgagcggcccttcacctgctccgactgcggcaaaggcttcaagtcgtccaagGACCTGAAGCAGCACAGGCggctgcacaccggggagcggccctacacctgcgcccagtgcggcaagggtttcacccagTCCAACCACCTGCTGATGCACCAGcgtacccacaccggcgagcgcccctacacctgcacccagtgtggcaagggcttcagctGCTCCACCAGGCTGCTGTACCACCAGCGGATGCACTCTGTCGACCGTCCCTTTCCCAGCCCAGTGTGTGGAGAGAGCTTTGCCATGGCCTCTcatgccctgtctcaccagcgggtgcacaccagtggccagccctacgactgcccgcaTTGCAGGGAGGcttttgacagctcgcgggggttgcggcagcaccggcgggcccACGCTAGCGAACGGCTGCTGAAGCAAGGGTGTCAAGAGCgcacgggggctgcgggagcaccaacGGATGCACACCAGAAAGAGACCCTTTGTATGCGCTGa